The sequence below is a genomic window from Streptomyces sp. NBC_00289.
TGTAGGCAACGAGCTGCGCGAGCACATCTGCCGCGCCCTCTACGCGGTGCGAGCCATTCGGACGCTGCATTGAGGGCGACTGTCACGGCACCTTTAGTGGGCGTTCTGCGAGCTTTTGCCGGCTGTCAGTCTGGGTGTGGGGCTCAGGGCGATTGCAAAGTCCTTCGATCGTGTGTCGCGCAGGTCAGTTGAGGCCGGGTAGGGCCAGTGGCCGCTCGTAGGGGCGGAGGGCTGTGGTGCGGAGTCCGGCGGCGATGTTGGTGTGGCCGGCGTCGCGGAGTTGGTTGATGGCGAAGCTGCGGAGGGTGGCCATGTTCTCCGGGCTGTGCCCGGTGCGGATCTTGGAGGCGTCTTCGCGGAAGGCGGTGTCGCGGACGAAGTGGAGCCTGTTTTCGATCACCCAGTGCGCCCTCAAGATCGTTGCGATCCGTTCGGGAGATGCCTGGCGGCTGGTCAGGTCGGTGATGACGTAGACCGTTTCCCGGCTCTGCTTGCCGGTCTTGGTGTCGGTGCGGTGGCGTACGGCCTGGGCGGCGTGGGGGAAGTCGACGCCGAGGTCGGTGACGGTCAGGGCCTGCACGACCCGGGTCTCCTTACGTCCGTGGCCGGTGGTGCGGTCGTAGAACTTCGCCGCCGCCTGCTCCCAGGGCAGGGTCCGCAGCTGCTCGTAGAGGTTCTTCTGGTTCCGCTTCATGGTGAAGGCGTAGTGCGCCTTCTTGACGTCGACGAGGAAGCGGGCGTGCTCGCGCTGGGTGTGCAGAGCATCGCCGGTCACGGTGACACCCTGCAGGTCAAAGGGGTCCAGCAGGGCGGCGAAGCAGGTGATTTCGTTGGTCTTTTCCGGAACCCGGAGCTGGGTGACGGTCATCCCGGTGCCGGTCATCGCGGCCAGCAGGTGCGCGGCCGGGGTGGTGCCGTGGCGCGAGCCGCGGGCGCTCTTGCCGTCCAGGGCCAGGGTGTCGGTGCCGGCCGGGTCATGGCCGAGGAGGTCGGCCAGGCCGCCGGGGCAGGTGTCCTTGACGACCCGACGGATGGTCGCGCCGCTGGGCGGGACACGTACGGACAGGTCGGTCGCGGTACGGGCACCGAGCCGGGCCAGGACATCCTGCGGGGCCTCGGCCGCCCACTCGCTGATCGCCACGAAACTCCTCGCACCGGTGACCACGGCGGAGCAGGCGATCAGCAGCACTGCCACGAAAGGGTGACGCTTCCCGCGCCGGTACCGCGGATCGGCAAGTGCCCGCAGCCGCCCGGCCAGCGGGCCGATCACACGGTGCTGACGGGTGGGCGACTTGACCAGACAGACGGTGGCAGACTGACGGCACATCGAAGCTCCGTTGCGGGACGGCGACTTGGGAAGGTCACCCCCACAACGGAGCTTCGTTGCGTCCGGTCGCGCACCCGACCAGCATCGTCACACCGCCGTGACATGCGCATCCGAGAGATCACCACGACTTGCAATCGCCCTGCCCCCAGCGTCCCCACCGACACCCAGGAAACCGATGCCGACAAGAAGATGTTGCCCATTAGCCTCGGGCTTTCATGAGCGCGCTCGTCCATGTCTTGTTCAAATAAGCGAAGAGTCTTCTGACGTGCAACGATGGGACTTATCTAGGGTCCTGTTGGCTGCAAATCGATGGCATTGGCGCCGTGGCGCAAGCCGCGGACAGTGCATGACCCAGGCAAGGTCCTGCTGGATGTCGCGCTCGCGACGGCTCCGCCTCGCCGATGT
It includes:
- a CDS encoding ISAs1 family transposase, encoding MCRQSATVCLVKSPTRQHRVIGPLAGRLRALADPRYRRGKRHPFVAVLLIACSAVVTGARSFVAISEWAAEAPQDVLARLGARTATDLSVRVPPSGATIRRVVKDTCPGGLADLLGHDPAGTDTLALDGKSARGSRHGTTPAAHLLAAMTGTGMTVTQLRVPEKTNEITCFAALLDPFDLQGVTVTGDALHTQREHARFLVDVKKAHYAFTMKRNQKNLYEQLRTLPWEQAAAKFYDRTTGHGRKETRVVQALTVTDLGVDFPHAAQAVRHRTDTKTGKQSRETVYVITDLTSRQASPERIATILRAHWVIENRLHFVRDTAFREDASKIRTGHSPENMATLRSFAINQLRDAGHTNIAAGLRTTALRPYERPLALPGLN